A part of Prolixibacteraceae bacterium genomic DNA contains:
- a CDS encoding right-handed parallel beta-helix repeat-containing protein, producing MKNIVGLIAFLILLVGCRPEGPSSFYVSPDGDDNNVGSLEAPFQTIEKAKLAVRASNKRDQDITIYLRGGVYPITKTIRFGVEDSAPDGCRYTYKAYEKEVPVLSSGVKVSSWKLLQDYPENFPEEAKGKVWVANYPDNIKDFKVMFAGDRRIDRSKKEGFVIRAMEPIGFEQGKTDIDKDREYISSRSMNVYFDKDRDQLKRFHFDDPDHILRPWDNMNDIELGFAPVPWTMNLIPLDRIDFDHKVGYITMEANSPAGAKKSHTKPWIENAIDYISQGTFVTKSNSRKIYYWPEGGEPEVDVVVPSLLEYILVEGDVDYKGPKDVPVKNLSFEGITFQHGDRFSWTDDHKGWGIQHDWDKFDNANAMLRLRGAESCVVEKCRFTNSGNSAIRLDLYCQKNIIKSNLIDHVGHMGILLCGYGPGTKDVNKNNQIVSNLIHHVGTVWRQGAGIFVWQSGGNKITHNLIHHVPRKGVGLCGVRMPILTKRECKFDEGSKTIRWDEIDADFKRRNVTLATKLSDQWHQFTPYLHARNNVVSFNEVYRALEALGDGSVLNVSGAGEGNVVENNYVHHIASHASGVLRTDDWQRGTTFKKNVIYMANVAAIVHKGFNHVVNNMILDCSTKESIRWASYPDEAADYGSLVQRNIFFDSSEDINFYRVSYRASEGISLPRNTKVDYNLFWCAKKETPVEKHFSKYRPFEVETHSIDADPLFVDYKHGNFNLKKNSPAFKLGFEPIDMSTIGLLADYPAKYMKLGTGDKDRKPIFHRQIANGGQLYDFW from the coding sequence ATGAAAAATATTGTAGGGCTTATAGCCTTTTTAATACTTCTAGTTGGATGTCGTCCCGAGGGACCTTCTTCATTTTATGTTTCACCAGATGGTGATGATAACAATGTCGGATCATTGGAGGCGCCTTTCCAAACTATCGAAAAAGCAAAGTTAGCTGTTCGTGCATCGAACAAGAGAGATCAAGATATTACAATTTACCTTAGAGGTGGCGTGTATCCTATTACTAAGACCATCCGTTTTGGTGTCGAAGATAGTGCTCCTGATGGGTGCCGATATACGTATAAAGCATACGAAAAGGAGGTTCCAGTTTTGTCTTCTGGTGTAAAGGTGAGTTCATGGAAATTACTTCAGGACTACCCAGAAAACTTTCCTGAGGAGGCAAAAGGAAAAGTGTGGGTAGCAAACTATCCTGATAATATTAAAGATTTCAAAGTGATGTTTGCTGGAGATCGTCGTATTGATCGATCAAAGAAAGAGGGCTTTGTGATCAGAGCTATGGAGCCTATCGGTTTCGAGCAAGGTAAAACAGATATCGATAAAGATCGTGAATATATCTCGTCTCGTAGTATGAATGTGTATTTCGATAAAGATAGAGACCAACTAAAACGGTTTCATTTTGATGATCCTGATCATATTCTACGTCCTTGGGACAATATGAATGATATAGAGTTAGGATTTGCTCCTGTACCTTGGACTATGAATTTGATTCCTTTAGATCGTATTGATTTCGATCATAAGGTGGGATATATCACCATGGAGGCCAACTCGCCTGCTGGTGCTAAAAAATCGCATACTAAGCCTTGGATAGAGAATGCTATCGACTATATCTCACAAGGAACATTTGTAACAAAATCAAATTCACGTAAAATATACTACTGGCCTGAAGGTGGCGAACCTGAGGTGGATGTAGTGGTTCCATCTCTTTTAGAGTATATATTGGTTGAGGGAGATGTCGATTATAAAGGGCCGAAAGATGTGCCAGTGAAGAACCTATCTTTCGAAGGTATTACATTTCAACATGGCGATCGTTTTAGTTGGACCGATGACCACAAAGGATGGGGTATTCAGCACGATTGGGATAAGTTTGATAATGCCAATGCAATGCTTCGTTTACGTGGTGCAGAGAGCTGTGTGGTAGAGAAGTGTCGTTTTACAAATAGTGGAAATTCAGCAATACGATTGGATCTGTATTGTCAAAAAAATATTATTAAGAGTAACCTGATTGATCACGTCGGACATATGGGGATATTGCTTTGTGGTTACGGCCCAGGCACAAAAGATGTGAATAAAAACAATCAGATTGTCAGTAATTTAATACATCATGTAGGAACGGTTTGGAGACAAGGTGCTGGGATATTCGTATGGCAGAGTGGAGGCAACAAGATTACCCATAACTTGATTCACCATGTTCCTCGTAAAGGTGTTGGTTTGTGTGGGGTTAGAATGCCTATTTTAACCAAAAGAGAGTGTAAATTTGATGAGGGTTCTAAAACGATTCGATGGGATGAAATTGATGCCGACTTTAAAAGACGTAACGTCACTTTAGCTACGAAATTAAGTGATCAATGGCATCAATTCACTCCATACCTCCATGCACGTAACAATGTGGTCTCTTTTAACGAAGTCTATCGTGCCTTAGAAGCACTTGGTGATGGTTCTGTATTGAATGTGTCTGGTGCTGGCGAAGGAAATGTGGTGGAAAACAACTATGTCCATCACATTGCGAGTCACGCTTCTGGTGTGCTTCGTACGGATGACTGGCAAAGAGGAACAACATTTAAAAAGAATGTGATCTACATGGCCAATGTGGCAGCGATTGTCCACAAAGGATTTAATCATGTGGTGAACAATATGATATTGGATTGTAGTACTAAAGAGTCAATTCGTTGGGCTTCTTATCCTGATGAGGCAGCTGATTATGGTTCGCTAGTACAACGTAATATATTCTTTGATTCGAGCGAAGATATAAATTTCTATCGTGTCTCTTATCGTGCTTCAGAAGGCATCTCCCTACCGAGAAATACTAAGGTAGATTACAATCTGTTTTGGTGTGCTAAGAAAGAGACGCCTGTGGAGAAACACTTTTCAAAATACCGTCCTTTTGAAGTCGAGACACACAGTATTGATGCGGACCCGTTGTTTGTCGATTATAAGCATGGTAACTTTAATCTGAAGAAGAACTCTCCTGCATTTAAGTTAGGGTTTGAGCCTATCGATATGTCTACAATCGGTCTGTTGGCTGACTACCCTGCAAAGTATATGAAGTTGGGTACTGGCGATAAGGATCGTAAACCAATCTTCCATCGTCAGATTGCCAATGGAGGTCAACTGTACGACTTCTGGTAG